DNA sequence from the Geobacter sp. AOG2 genome:
CCTGGCCTGAAGTCCGCCAATTGAAACGGCCCGGCGGCGCGCACAGAAATACCAGGAGGAACAGACCATGAAGTGCCCCAATTGCGGTAACAGGACATCGTTGAATCTTGACATGCATTCAGGTGGGTTTTCTTCAGACGAATCACCGCTCAAAGAGTGCGGCGCGTGCGGGCTTGTCTGGCGGGTCAAGACTGAGGGGGGCGAAACGAAGATCGACATCATCAAGCCTGCCGACAAGAAAAAATAGTAAGACCCTCTCAGGAGAGGGTCTTGTGTTGAAACGTTTCTTTCAGGGATTATCCCCGTGCGGCTGAATACTCCGGCAGCCCGGATGGGCTGCTTGATGCCGATCCCGTACTATTCTTTTTCGAATGCGTCCTTGCCCGCGCCGCACAGGGGGCATGTCCAGTCGTCGGGCAATGATTCGAAGGCTGTTCCGGCGGGGATTCCACGGTCAGGATCTCCGGTAGCGGGGTCGTAGACATACTGGCAGATGGTGCAAATCCAGCGTTCCATAGCAATGCTCCTTTGTGAGTGAGTTTATTCCCAGCTGATGCACTGGACGGGACAACCGTCAACAGCCTGTTGAATATCCTTTTCAGGCGCGCCGGCCGGGTCGAAGCACTCGGCCTTTCCGGCACTGTTGAAACGAAAGACCCCGGGACAGGTCGAAATGCAGAGACCGCAACTGATGCAGCTTTCCTGGTCCACAATCGGCCGTTCCATGGCATCTTCCTCCTGAAATAACTGAGGAGGTATTGTAGCAGCTTCATGTTGGATGTCAATCAAATGGGAGAGAATGAATGGTATTCGAAACGGTCGTGGTCGGGCCTCTGTCGGTCAATTGCTTTATCCTGGGATGCGAAGGAACCCGCGCCGGTGTGGTGATCGATCCGGGCGGCGACGCGGAACAGATTATTCAGGTGGTTCGACGCCATGGGCTGACCATACATTATATCATCAACACCCACGGACATTTTGATCATATCGGCGGTAATCGCCAAGTGGTAGCGGCGTTCGGAGCCCCACTGTTGATCCACCAGGCGGACGTCCCCATGCTGGACCGTGTTGCCGACGTGGGTCGCATGTACGGCATCCAGGGCGAGAATTCCCCTGCAGCTGACGGCTTCCTTGTTGACGGAATGGAGATTGAGTTCGGGGCGTGCCACATGAAGGTGCTTCATACGCCGGGACATACCCCGGGAGGTTGTTGTCTCTATCTGGCTGAAGAGGGCAGGATCATTACCGGAGATACCTTGTTTGCCGACTCCATCGGCCGTACCGATCTCCCTGGCGGCTCCCACGATCAACTTCTGGAATCCATCCGCAGCAAGCTCTTTGTCCTGCCGGACGATGTGATTGCCTACCCCGGACATGGGATCGAAACATCCATTGGCCATGAAAAACGCCATAATCCCTACTTCTGAGGGCGATGATACCATGCTGAAGGATACACGGATCGTACTGGGCGTCACCGGCGGCATAGCCGTATATAAAGCGGTGGAGTTGCTGCGCCTTTTAACCAAAGCCGGCGCGTGTGTGCATGTTATCATGACGCGTGCGGCCCAGGAGTTCGTTACCCCCCTGACCTTCCAAACCCTTTCGTCCCATCCAGTACACAGCGAACTGTTCAACCTGATCGCCGAGCAGGAGATCGGGCACATCTCCCTGGCCGACAGGGCCAACCTGTTTGTCATTGCCCCGGCCACGGCCAATGTGATCGGCAAGATAGCCAACGGTATCGCCGACGACCTGCTTACCACAACCGCTATGGCCACCAAGGCCCCTGTTTTGATCGCCCCGGCCATGAACGTCAACATGTACACCAATCCGATCTACCGCGAAAACGAGGAAAAGCTGCGGCGACTCGGGTATCTCTTCGTTCCGCCCGAAAAGGGTGCCTTGGCGTGCGGTTGGGAAGGGGAGGGGAAACTTGCCGCGCCTGAGACGATCTTTGAAGCGATTGCGGCGGCTCTCAGGCCCAGGGATCTGGCCGGACAGACCGTTATGGTTACTGCCGGCCCAACCCGCGAGGAGATCGATCCGGTTCGCTTCATCAGTAATCACTCGTCGGGGAGGATGGGCTATGCCATTGCCGGGGCCGCTCGGCAGCGGGGCGCGAGGGTGATCCTGGTCAGCGGGCCAACCGGTCTTGCCGTTCCGGCAGGGGTCGAACGGGTGTGCGTGGAAAGTGCCCGCGACATGCAGGCAGCAGTGATGAGGCATGTCAAGGAATGCTCAGTAGTCATCAAGGCTGCGGCGGTGGCCGACTACCGGCCGGCCGAGCGCAAGGGGGACAAGATCAAGAAGCAGGCTGCCGAGATGACGCTGACGCTGGTCAAAAACCCGGACATCCTGGCGGAACTGGGACATCTGAAAAAACATCCGTTCCTGGTGGGTTTTGCTGCGGAAACCTCCTGCCTGGAGGAGTATGCCGCCCGGAAGCTTGCCGAAAAAAAACTGGATATGATCGTGGCCAACGATGTGAGTTCGTGCGATGCGGGCTTCAACGTGGACACCAATCGGGCGCTGCTGCTCTTCAAGGATGGTTCCCGGCAGGACTGCCCCTTGATGTCCAAGGATGAATTGGCCAATCGCATCCTTGACGAGGTCGTTTCACGCCTTCCCGCACGACGGAATCATTAAGCGGTTTTCAACGACCTTTAGAAGCCATTTTTACTTGCTGTGCAATCCCTTCAGCAACTCCGGCTTGCGCAGCGCCTGCCGCAGCTTGCTCTTCAGCAACTCCACCTGTTCCATTCCCTCGGCCCTGGATATCCGCCCATTTTTGTATAGCAG
Encoded proteins:
- a CDS encoding ferredoxin: MERPIVDQESCISCGLCISTCPGVFRFNSAGKAECFDPAGAPEKDIQQAVDGCPVQCISWE
- the rd gene encoding rubredoxin, producing MERWICTICQYVYDPATGDPDRGIPAGTAFESLPDDWTCPLCGAGKDAFEKE
- the coaBC gene encoding bifunctional phosphopantothenoylcysteine decarboxylase/phosphopantothenate--cysteine ligase CoaBC, yielding MLKDTRIVLGVTGGIAVYKAVELLRLLTKAGACVHVIMTRAAQEFVTPLTFQTLSSHPVHSELFNLIAEQEIGHISLADRANLFVIAPATANVIGKIANGIADDLLTTTAMATKAPVLIAPAMNVNMYTNPIYRENEEKLRRLGYLFVPPEKGALACGWEGEGKLAAPETIFEAIAAALRPRDLAGQTVMVTAGPTREEIDPVRFISNHSSGRMGYAIAGAARQRGARVILVSGPTGLAVPAGVERVCVESARDMQAAVMRHVKECSVVIKAAAVADYRPAERKGDKIKKQAAEMTLTLVKNPDILAELGHLKKHPFLVGFAAETSCLEEYAARKLAEKKLDMIVANDVSSCDAGFNVDTNRALLLFKDGSRQDCPLMSKDELANRILDEVVSRLPARRNH
- a CDS encoding MBL fold metallo-hydrolase codes for the protein MVFETVVVGPLSVNCFILGCEGTRAGVVIDPGGDAEQIIQVVRRHGLTIHYIINTHGHFDHIGGNRQVVAAFGAPLLIHQADVPMLDRVADVGRMYGIQGENSPAADGFLVDGMEIEFGACHMKVLHTPGHTPGGCCLYLAEEGRIITGDTLFADSIGRTDLPGGSHDQLLESIRSKLFVLPDDVIAYPGHGIETSIGHEKRHNPYF